Proteins from a single region of Ziziphus jujuba cultivar Dongzao chromosome 1, ASM3175591v1:
- the LOC107411129 gene encoding probable LRR receptor-like serine/threonine-protein kinase At5g45780 isoform X6 has translation MPMKSKMKDELRVMDGWDINSVDPCTWNMVGCSLEGFVISLEMTSMGLSGTLSPSIGNLSHLRTLLLQNNDITGTIPAEIGKLSELHTLDLSGNNFVGEIPSSLGFLTRLSYLRLSRNELSGQIPKLVASLTTLSFLDLSFNNLSGPPPKILAKDYSITGNNFLWTTPSAQISPAVPKPVDSNINPTSRILFCCSIHPIFFFFLVIRYGYVDNGLFAGTKSLEKVNGHHHRWVLSVSIGISCTFVVSVMLIVCWVHWYRSRLLFTSYVQQDYEFDIGHLKRFSFRELQTATSNFNPKNILGQGGFGVVYKGCLPNRTLVAVKRLKDPNYTGEVQFQTEVEMIGLALHRNLLRLYGFCMTPNERLLVYPYMPNGSVADRLRETCGEKPSLDWSKRLYIALGTARGLLYLHEQCNPKIIHRDVKAANILLDESFEAIVGDFGLAKLLDRRDSHVTTAVRGTVGHIAPEYLSTGQSSEKTDVFGFGILLLELITGQKALNAGNGQVQKGMILEWVRTLHNEKRLGVLVDRDLKGCFDPIELEKSVELALQCTQSNPYLRPKMSEVLKVLEGLVSQSGHAEESQGGTNLSEARACSFSRNYNDAPEESSFIIEAMELSGPR, from the exons ATGCCGATGAAGAGTAAGATGAAGGATGAGTTGAGGGTGATGGATGGTTGGGATATAAATTCGGTTGATCCATGCACTTGGAACATGGTCGGTTGCTCTTTGGAAGGCTTTGTTATTTCCCT TGAAATGACCAGCATGGGATTATCTGGAACTCTTTCTCCGAGTATTGGGAATTTGAGTCACCTCCGGACTTT GTTGTTGCAGAATAATGACATAACTGGTACTATCCCAGCTGAGATAGGAAAACTTTCAGAGCTTCATACTCTTGACCTTTCAGGTAACAATTTTGTCGGAGAAATTCCAAGCTCGTTGGGGTTTCTGACTCGTCTAAGTTACTT GCGGCTTAGCAGGAATGAATTAAGTGGACAAATTCCTAAGCTTGTTGCAAGTCTCACTACTCTTTCATTCTT GGATTTATCATTCAATAATTTGAGTGGCCCACCTCCAAAAATACTAGCAAAAGACTACAG TATAACCGGGAACAACTTTCTCTGGACTACTCCATCAGCTCAAATTTCTCCAGCTGTTCCAAAACCAGTAGATAGTAATATAAATCCAACTTCTCGAATCCTTTTCTGTTGTTCAATTCAtccaatctttttcttttttctagttATTAGATATGGATATGTTGATAATGGTTTATTTGCAGGCACAAAATCACTGGAGAAAGTCAATGGTCATCATCACCGATGGGTGCTTTCTGTTTCCATAGGTATTAGTTGCACATTTGTCGTTTCGGTGATGCTGATTGTTTGCTGGGTGCATTGGTACAGATCTCGTCTACTCTTTACATCTTATG TGCAGCAAGATTATGAATTTGATATTGGTCATTTGAAGAGGTTCTCATTTCGTGAACTGCAAACAGCTACAAGCAATTTTAATCCCAAAAACATCCTAGGGCAAGGTGGATTTGGAGTTGTTTATAAAGGATGTCTTCCGAATAGGACACTGGTAGCAGTAAAGAGGTTGAAAGATCCAAATTACACTGGAGAAGTACAGTTTCAAACAGAAGTTGAAATGATTGGCTTGGCTTTGCATAGAAACCTATTACGCTTATATGGATTCTGTATGACTCCCAATGAGAGATTGCTGGTTTATCCTTACATGCCAAATGGTAGTGTTGCTGACCGCTTGAGAG AAACATGTGGGGAAAAGCCATCATTAGATTGGAGCAAGAGACTGTATATTGCGCTTGGAACTGCTCGGGGACTTTTATACTTGCATGAACAGTGCAATCCAAAAATTATTCATAGGGATGTGAAAGCTGCTAATATATTGTTGGATGAAAGTTTTGAAGCTATAGTTGGGGATTTTGGTCTTGCAAAGCTGTTAGATAGGAGGGATTCACATGTTACTACTGCAGTGCGGGGCACTGTAGGACACATTGCCCCAGAGTATCTTTCGACGGGACAGTCTTCTGAAAAAACTGATGTTTTTGGATTTGGTATACTACTTTTGGAACTCATAACTGGACAAAAGGCATTAAATGCTGGAAATGGTCAGGTTCAGAAGGGAATGATTCTTGAATGG GTAAGAACCTTACATAATGAGAAACGGCTGGGAGTTTTAGTAGACAGAGATCTAAAAGGATGTTTTGATCCAATAGAACTGGAAAAATCGGTGGAGTTGGCTCTGCAATGTACTCAATCAAATCCGTACCTCCGGCCAAAGATGTCAGAAGTCTTGAAGGTTTTGGAAGGTCTTGTGAGTCAGTCAGGACATGCCGAGGAATCACAAGGTGGTACCAACCTTAGTGAGGCAAGGGCTTGTAGTTTCTCCAGGAATTACAATGATGCTCCTGAAGAGTCATCTTTCATCATTGAAGCCATGGAGCTTTCCGGACCTCGGTAA